One genomic window of Bdellovibrionales bacterium includes the following:
- the prmC gene encoding peptide chain release factor N(5)-glutamine methyltransferase: protein MKLFALILSTQERLATTDIDNPVLDARLLIAHALGCDRAALLMQGERVLGDDEIKNIDALISRRASREPVHRILGCREFWGLPFGLNEATLEPRPDSETLIEVALSSFRRKPESSAARLRGTRLFCTADAVQLDPAFQRDDERVKSLRLLDLGTGTGCLLLSLLHEWPTATGVGIDKAPRAAQQAALNAQRLGLDDRAVFRIGDWLDGVEEKFDLILCNPPYIPSHDMDGLQPEVRLHDPAAALDGGTDGLDPYRHLIPLLPQFLNANGVVLFEVGIGQAQDVATMMEKASFKNVTITNDLGDIPRCVSGSAS, encoded by the coding sequence ATGAAACTTTTTGCCCTAATCCTTTCCACACAAGAACGCCTTGCCACCACGGATATCGACAATCCCGTTCTTGATGCGCGGCTGCTAATCGCCCATGCTCTAGGCTGCGACCGCGCCGCGCTCTTGATGCAAGGCGAACGTGTTTTGGGCGACGATGAAATTAAAAATATCGACGCCTTGATCTCTCGTCGTGCGTCTCGCGAGCCTGTCCACCGCATCCTTGGCTGCCGCGAGTTTTGGGGGCTTCCCTTTGGCCTCAATGAGGCGACGCTGGAGCCTCGCCCCGACAGCGAAACGCTGATTGAGGTGGCTTTATCGTCATTCCGGCGAAAGCCGGAATCCAGCGCCGCGCGTCTGCGCGGCACAAGACTCTTCTGCACCGCAGACGCGGTGCAGCTGGATCCCGCTTTTCAGCGGGATGACGAAAGAGTGAAGTCTCTCCGTCTTCTTGACCTTGGCACGGGAACGGGCTGTCTTCTTCTTTCGCTGCTTCATGAATGGCCAACCGCGACAGGCGTTGGCATCGACAAAGCGCCACGCGCCGCCCAGCAGGCCGCGCTTAACGCGCAGCGCCTTGGGCTGGACGACCGCGCCGTTTTCCGCATCGGTGATTGGCTAGACGGCGTTGAGGAAAAGTTCGACCTTATCCTTTGCAATCCGCCGTATATACCCTCACACGACATGGACGGCCTGCAACCCGAAGTGCGCCTTCACGATCCCGCCGCCGCGCTGGATGGCGGCACGGACGGTCTTGATCCCTATCGCCATTTGATTCCGTTGTTACCGCAATTTCTGAACGCGAACGGCGTCGTTCTTTTTGAAGTCGGCATCGGGCAGGCGCAAGACGTCGCCACGATGATGGAAAAGGCCTCTTTCAAAAACGTCACGATCACCAATGACCTAGGCGACATCCCGCGTTGCGTGAGCGGCTCCGCCAGCTAA
- a CDS encoding type II toxin-antitoxin system VapC family toxin: MSGFVLDCSVAIAWVIEAEATAETDALMARASMGGVFVPELWPIETANVLLQAVKRKRLTEEQAQANRTMLGAMPIIVEEGMALRAWDEIMPLAQRENLTVYDAVYLDLAMRKRLPLASLDKALREAAGRNGIAVLPKKI, encoded by the coding sequence GTGAGTGGGTTTGTTTTAGACTGTTCTGTTGCAATCGCGTGGGTGATTGAAGCCGAGGCGACAGCGGAGACAGACGCGTTGATGGCAAGAGCAAGTATGGGCGGCGTTTTTGTTCCTGAGCTTTGGCCGATTGAAACGGCGAATGTCCTTCTTCAAGCGGTAAAACGCAAACGCCTTACGGAGGAGCAGGCACAAGCGAACCGCACCATGCTTGGGGCTATGCCGATCATTGTAGAAGAAGGGATGGCTCTTCGCGCTTGGGACGAAATTATGCCCCTTGCACAGCGCGAGAATCTCACCGTCTATGATGCCGTTTATCTTGACTTGGCGATGCGCAAAAGGCTGCCGTTAGCAAGCCTTGATAAGGCTCTGCGCGAGGCGGCGGGTCGAAACGGGATCGCCGTGTTGCCAAAGAAAATATAG
- a CDS encoding DUF1189 family protein, whose product MTLSSFLAFLKELPQTFYSSDFYQRLMTARKGFGLGFILVATLISVLQLSLIYLPSMRPLLEESAALFQELPEVTLDGGLLTVKGETPQTFTLLAKEEGGPVKVMLDLNADMTDETALQKKMADEKILFIAGKDHFAIYNADQKTLKISPFDPTQKVTMTHENWISFGENLKALFLPFSSLTLAGLVFMTHLFTAFLGAILILIVAPLFKIRPALPDAMRLSAAAKIPVAVIFVIATPYPPLQAALWFGFVAFGLLAARRGPKITQG is encoded by the coding sequence ATGACCCTGTCCTCTTTTCTCGCTTTTCTCAAAGAGCTTCCCCAGACGTTCTATTCCTCTGATTTTTATCAGCGGCTAATGACGGCGCGTAAAGGCTTTGGCCTTGGCTTTATTTTGGTGGCGACCCTTATCAGTGTCCTTCAACTTAGTCTTATCTACTTGCCCTCCATGCGCCCCTTGCTTGAAGAGTCCGCCGCACTTTTTCAAGAGCTCCCCGAAGTCACGCTTGACGGCGGCCTTTTAACGGTCAAAGGCGAAACCCCGCAAACCTTTACCCTTTTGGCAAAGGAAGAAGGTGGGCCCGTTAAAGTCATGCTCGACCTGAACGCCGATATGACGGACGAAACTGCCCTACAAAAGAAAATGGCGGACGAGAAAATCCTTTTTATTGCGGGGAAGGATCATTTTGCCATTTATAACGCCGACCAGAAGACCTTAAAAATAAGCCCCTTCGACCCGACACAAAAGGTCACCATGACCCATGAAAACTGGATCAGCTTTGGTGAAAACTTAAAGGCGCTCTTTTTGCCCTTTTCCTCCCTTACGCTGGCGGGCCTTGTTTTCATGACCCATCTTTTTACGGCCTTTTTGGGGGCTATTCTTATCCTGATTGTTGCCCCTCTCTTCAAAATAAGGCCTGCCTTGCCGGATGCTATGCGCCTTTCTGCCGCGGCGAAGATCCCCGTGGCCGTCATTTTTGTGATCGCGACGCCCTATCCGCCCCTGCAAGCCGCTCTTTGGTTCGGATTCGTCGCTTTTGGCCTTTTGGCTGCACGGCGAGGCCCAAAAATAACGCAAGGATAA
- a CDS encoding RodZ domain-containing protein, which translates to MPSPISRPIVGEGQRIGDILRRVREHRDEDIESISDYLRIRPSYLVALENSQYEALPADAYVIGFLRTYALYLGLDGRGAIDQYRREMVGRRRKPQLSMPQPMSEGQVPTIALMIGAALAALLVYGLWYGLSTPDKAIVEQPLPLPKTTQEISPQETTAPPQEPSAAVPLQGITPIVIQPNEPKAGEKPTAPEDKDKPKTKNSVSPPQVQPVSTVTTPPSKKGEGDKKDTTPVKPTQTEPTPPPAATPVTPEVKTEATGKAPLTLRADKESWVLITDSKGVTIFDRTMKAGETYTVPAGKGLSLTTGNADGIVFSAGGSDLPKLHTTGRVVRAIPLDADKLKARLTKSETTTENQE; encoded by the coding sequence ATGCCCTCCCCCATAAGCCGCCCCATCGTAGGCGAAGGGCAAAGGATTGGGGATATTCTTCGGCGCGTTCGTGAACATCGCGACGAAGATATTGAGTCAATCTCGGATTATTTACGCATTCGCCCGTCCTATCTCGTTGCCCTTGAAAACAGCCAGTACGAGGCCTTGCCTGCCGATGCCTATGTCATCGGCTTCCTGCGCACCTATGCCCTCTATCTTGGGCTTGATGGACGCGGTGCAATCGACCAGTACCGCCGCGAGATGGTGGGACGCCGCCGTAAGCCGCAACTTTCCATGCCGCAACCCATGTCTGAGGGCCAAGTACCAACGATTGCCCTGATGATTGGCGCGGCACTGGCCGCTCTGCTTGTCTATGGTCTTTGGTATGGCCTTTCAACGCCTGACAAAGCCATTGTGGAGCAGCCGCTTCCGCTGCCTAAAACAACGCAAGAAATATCGCCGCAAGAAACAACAGCCCCCCCACAAGAACCCAGTGCCGCTGTGCCTTTGCAAGGGATTACCCCCATTGTGATCCAGCCCAATGAGCCGAAGGCTGGGGAAAAGCCAACAGCACCAGAAGATAAAGACAAGCCTAAAACCAAAAACAGCGTATCGCCCCCTCAGGTGCAACCCGTTTCTACCGTCACGACGCCCCCGTCTAAAAAAGGCGAGGGCGATAAAAAGGACACCACGCCCGTTAAGCCCACACAAACCGAACCTACCCCGCCACCAGCGGCTACGCCCGTCACACCCGAGGTGAAAACCGAGGCTACAGGCAAAGCGCCGCTAACCCTCCGCGCTGACAAGGAAAGCTGGGTTCTGATCACCGACAGCAAAGGCGTAACCATCTTTGACCGCACGATGAAAGCGGGTGAGACCTATACCGTTCCGGCGGGCAAAGGCCTAAGCCTTACGACTGGCAACGCGGATGGCATCGTCTTTTCGGCGGGTGGTTCTGATCTGCCCAAACTTCACACCACGGGGCGCGTCGTACGCGCTATTCCTTTGGACGCGGACAAGCTTAAGGCCCGTTTGACAAAATCGGAAACAACGACAGAAAATCAGGAATAA
- a CDS encoding lytic transglycosylase domain-containing protein produces MSSQKTRAIVAAPSKEELLAAEKAARLDKAMGALCEKEAALYRLVFAAQGRGAWKAADELAKKITDQRLMGAVLADRFEKRGASGLELAAWLQAYATLPQADDFYAKAKKDGMTSLTRPQSTDAWSDEGEIDGAANFAPDLMVKNTAANSQTNSLARAIQRTLRKGDPWAARNLLLEAQNQKKLEGTFAHDAQAVIGAAFFRVGERDQAMALTGAAAGANQPLGLWIRGLIAWEKNDAPMARMMFSRLAEHPALNEGNRAAAHFWAYRAEKAQGSGTEARRHLEEAARVPRSFYGLLAGQLLGRSPVAILSKDEAPSVWDATARSILLKYQAGWRALALVQVGQLALAEGELRRLNPQNDPDKQQAMMALARYVPMPALALKLAHLSRENGFDLALYPLLPWQPKEGYQVDRALMFALARHESLFDPMAMSARGAQGLMQIMPATASVMADNEEDVRAIAHQDKLFDPAYNIELGQKYVQHLAAMPQIGNNLILLLAAYNGGPAKAINLASSRDGADPLLFLESMPVRETRNYVARVLPHYWAYRARLGKSLSSLKQMAEGRWPTTSLREETTLRVAEVVNAR; encoded by the coding sequence TTGTCTTCACAGAAGACAAGGGCGATTGTCGCTGCCCCTTCCAAAGAAGAGTTGCTTGCGGCTGAAAAAGCGGCGCGCCTTGATAAGGCCATGGGGGCTCTCTGCGAAAAAGAGGCTGCGCTTTATCGCCTCGTTTTCGCGGCCCAAGGGCGCGGCGCGTGGAAAGCTGCCGACGAGCTGGCCAAGAAAATCACGGATCAACGTCTTATGGGCGCGGTGCTTGCCGATCGCTTTGAAAAGCGCGGCGCGAGCGGGCTGGAACTGGCGGCTTGGCTGCAGGCTTATGCGACGCTGCCTCAGGCGGATGATTTTTATGCTAAGGCCAAAAAGGACGGCATGACTTCTTTGACGCGCCCTCAGTCGACGGATGCGTGGAGCGACGAGGGCGAGATCGACGGTGCGGCGAATTTTGCGCCTGACTTGATGGTCAAAAACACGGCGGCTAATTCTCAAACCAATAGTTTGGCGCGTGCGATCCAGCGCACGCTCCGCAAAGGGGATCCTTGGGCGGCGCGTAATCTGCTGCTTGAGGCGCAAAACCAAAAGAAATTGGAGGGTACTTTTGCCCATGACGCGCAGGCTGTTATTGGCGCTGCGTTTTTCAGGGTGGGCGAACGTGACCAAGCGATGGCCTTGACGGGCGCGGCGGCTGGAGCCAATCAGCCGCTTGGTCTTTGGATCAGGGGCTTGATTGCATGGGAAAAGAACGATGCGCCGATGGCGCGGATGATGTTCTCGCGCTTGGCCGAGCATCCTGCCCTTAATGAAGGAAATCGTGCAGCGGCGCATTTTTGGGCCTATCGCGCCGAAAAAGCGCAAGGAAGTGGGACAGAAGCGCGCCGCCATCTTGAAGAAGCCGCCCGCGTGCCGCGCAGTTTCTATGGCCTTTTGGCAGGGCAGCTTTTGGGGCGCAGCCCTGTGGCGATTTTAAGCAAGGATGAGGCTCCCTCCGTTTGGGATGCAACCGCCCGTTCTATTTTACTGAAGTATCAGGCGGGCTGGCGTGCCCTTGCCCTTGTGCAAGTGGGGCAGCTTGCCCTCGCCGAGGGTGAACTTCGTCGCTTGAACCCGCAAAACGATCCGGATAAGCAACAAGCCATGATGGCGTTGGCCCGTTATGTGCCGATGCCCGCGCTGGCGCTGAAACTAGCCCACTTATCGCGTGAAAATGGATTTGATTTGGCTCTTTATCCGCTTTTGCCGTGGCAGCCCAAGGAGGGCTATCAAGTGGATCGCGCCTTGATGTTTGCTTTGGCCCGACATGAGTCCTTGTTTGATCCAATGGCGATGAGCGCGAGGGGAGCGCAGGGCTTGATGCAAATCATGCCGGCGACCGCCAGTGTCATGGCGGACAATGAGGAGGACGTTCGTGCAATCGCTCACCAAGACAAGCTCTTTGACCCCGCCTATAACATAGAGCTTGGTCAAAAGTACGTGCAGCATCTGGCGGCCATGCCCCAGATAGGAAATAATTTGATCCTTCTTTTGGCGGCCTATAATGGCGGGCCGGCCAAGGCGATCAACTTGGCCTCAAGCCGAGATGGAGCCGATCCCCTCCTGTTCCTTGAAAGCATGCCTGTGCGTGAAACGCGCAACTATGTCGCTCGCGTTTTGCCCCATTATTGGGCTTACCGCGCCCGTTTGGGAAAATCGCTCTCTTCCCTCAAACAAATGGCGGAAGGGCGGTGGCCGACAACCTCCCTGCGTGAGGAGACGACTTTGCGTGTCGCCGAAGTGGTTAACGCGCGGTAG
- a CDS encoding uracil-DNA glycosylase, translating to MEQVLSTIEALVWQVEAGADEAICNDAGFEQWKGRTASVPSVAPVPAAAAPPLAPLAFVSQPSKPLAAAPALARPPAEPLAATTLEQLRDSLACFEGCGLKATAMNLVFAAGNPKAKIMIVGDVPAEDEDRQGLPFVGESGHLLDKMLASIGLDRESVYLTNLVFWRPPGNRSPSEVEVEACLPFTERHIALVQPKLLIVMGQLATKTLLRTKDTFSKKRGQWTSYSPCLGDPVREEIRCLPFYHPTYLLRQPAAKRQAWVDLLRLKQEINDTI from the coding sequence ATGGAGCAAGTTTTATCGACGATAGAGGCTTTGGTTTGGCAGGTTGAGGCAGGCGCTGATGAAGCGATCTGTAACGATGCCGGATTCGAACAATGGAAAGGCCGTACCGCGAGCGTTCCATCTGTTGCGCCTGTCCCCGCCGCTGCTGCGCCCCCTTTGGCTCCGCTGGCCTTTGTTTCCCAGCCTTCCAAGCCACTTGCCGCAGCGCCAGCGCTTGCCCGCCCACCGGCAGAGCCTTTGGCGGCGACCACGCTGGAGCAGCTTAGGGACTCTTTGGCTTGTTTTGAGGGCTGTGGCCTTAAGGCGACCGCTATGAATCTTGTTTTTGCGGCGGGAAATCCTAAAGCCAAGATCATGATCGTGGGCGATGTGCCTGCCGAGGACGAGGATCGCCAAGGACTGCCTTTTGTCGGCGAAAGTGGCCACCTTTTGGACAAGATGCTGGCATCCATAGGTCTTGACCGCGAGTCTGTCTATCTGACCAACCTTGTTTTTTGGAGGCCTCCTGGTAATCGTTCTCCCAGCGAAGTTGAGGTTGAGGCCTGTCTGCCTTTTACGGAGAGACATATCGCTCTTGTTCAGCCCAAGCTCCTTATCGTGATGGGGCAGTTGGCGACCAAGACTCTTTTGAGAACCAAAGATACTTTTTCCAAAAAGCGGGGGCAATGGACGAGCTACAGCCCTTGTCTTGGCGATCCTGTGCGAGAGGAAATCCGCTGTTTGCCGTTTTATCATCCCACCTATTTACTTCGCCAGCCAGCGGCAAAAAGGCAGGCGTGGGTTGATTTATTGCGTTTGAAGCAAGAAATTAACGACACTATCTAA
- a CDS encoding type II toxin-antitoxin system prevent-host-death family antitoxin, producing MITVGSFEAKTHLAALLDRVAAGEEIAISRRGKIVARLVPDAAAETKKMSAAEVIAGLKENRKGTSLGGISWKELRDEGRR from the coding sequence ATGATTACTGTAGGATCGTTTGAAGCTAAAACTCATCTTGCCGCGCTTTTGGATCGTGTCGCGGCGGGGGAAGAGATCGCCATCTCGCGGCGCGGCAAGATCGTTGCACGCCTTGTTCCCGACGCGGCAGCAGAGACAAAGAAAATGTCGGCGGCTGAGGTTATCGCGGGGCTGAAAGAAAATCGTAAAGGGACAAGCCTTGGCGGCATTTCGTGGAAAGAACTGCGTGATGAGGGGCGGCGGTGA
- the prfA gene encoding peptide chain release factor 1 codes for MSLIQTYDRVLSRQDELRELLSAASMPADQFTKLSKEYGDLSPVADAIIALRKAEGELAEAQSLLADPDFRAEAQKEIDTLRDAIPALEKQVQRLLLPKDIADERNAILEVRAGTGGDEAALFAALLFEMYRRYAGLHGWRFEVMDLAENDLGGLKDGTALITGRGVFARLKFESGVHRVQRVPQTESQGRVHTSAATVAVLPEMEEVDVKIEDKDLRIDTYRSSGAGGQHVNKTDSAVRLTHLPTGIVVAMQDERSQIKNRAKAMKVLRSRIYEKHRAERDSAYAAVRKEQVGSGDRSERIRTYNFPQGRVSDHRIDVTLYKIDDVVAGTALDEIIDPLIQRDEAEKLAALADANG; via the coding sequence ATGTCTCTCATCCAAACCTATGACCGCGTGCTATCACGGCAAGATGAGCTGCGCGAACTTCTCAGCGCGGCCTCCATGCCTGCTGATCAATTCACGAAGCTGTCCAAAGAATATGGCGACCTGTCCCCCGTGGCGGACGCCATTATCGCGCTGCGCAAGGCCGAGGGCGAGCTGGCTGAAGCCCAAAGCCTTTTGGCCGATCCCGATTTTCGTGCCGAGGCGCAGAAAGAAATCGACACCCTGCGGGACGCGATCCCCGCTTTAGAAAAACAGGTGCAGCGCCTCTTGCTCCCCAAAGATATTGCCGACGAACGCAATGCTATTTTGGAAGTTCGTGCTGGCACAGGCGGCGATGAGGCCGCTTTGTTTGCCGCCCTTTTGTTTGAGATGTATCGTCGCTATGCCGGCCTTCACGGCTGGCGGTTTGAAGTCATGGACTTGGCCGAAAACGATCTGGGCGGCCTGAAAGACGGCACGGCCCTGATCACGGGGCGGGGCGTTTTTGCCCGCCTGAAGTTCGAGTCTGGCGTGCATCGCGTGCAGCGTGTGCCTCAAACGGAAAGCCAAGGCCGCGTTCATACCTCCGCCGCGACCGTCGCCGTCCTGCCCGAAATGGAAGAAGTCGACGTCAAGATTGAGGACAAAGATTTACGCATCGACACCTATCGCTCATCGGGTGCAGGCGGTCAGCACGTCAATAAAACCGACAGCGCGGTGCGCCTTACGCACTTGCCAACGGGCATTGTTGTGGCGATGCAGGATGAACGCTCACAGATCAAGAACCGCGCCAAGGCGATGAAAGTCTTACGCTCGCGCATCTATGAAAAGCACCGCGCCGAGCGCGACAGCGCCTATGCCGCCGTCCGTAAGGAGCAGGTGGGTTCGGGCGATAGGTCAGAGCGCATCCGCACCTATAACTTCCCGCAAGGCCGCGTCAGCGATCACCGCATCGACGTGACTCTTTATAAGATTGACGATGTCGTCGCGGGAACAGCGCTAGATGAAATCATCGACCCCCTGATCCAACGCGACGAAGCCGAAAAACTCGCCGCGCTCGCCGATGCGAACGGGTGA
- the ispG gene encoding flavodoxin-dependent (E)-4-hydroxy-3-methylbut-2-enyl-diphosphate synthase, which translates to MDQLNDINAHRPWKKIARRKSRQIMVGNVPVGGDAPITVQSMTNTLTSDAKATIEQIKRMEAVGVDIVRCSCPDEESTAALKEIVKAVSVPVVADIHFHYKRGIEAAEAGAACLRINPGNIGSADRVAEIVRAAKDHNCSIRIGVNAGSLEQELLEKYGEPCPEAMVESAMAHARILEDHDFFNFKISVKASDVFLAVAAYRGLAAACDYPLHVGVTEAGGLRTGTVKSSIGMGLLLAEGIGDTIRVSLSAEPEEEVRVGYEILKSMGLRSRGITIVSCPTCARRRYDVIKTVQLLEERLAHITTPLTVSVIGCVVNGPGEAMHTDIGITGGGNNTHQIYIKGVADHRLKDGDIVEHLAELVEARVAEIEAEKK; encoded by the coding sequence ATGGATCAGCTAAACGACATCAACGCCCATCGCCCATGGAAAAAAATTGCACGTCGTAAGTCACGCCAAATTATGGTTGGCAATGTGCCCGTGGGTGGCGATGCCCCCATCACCGTCCAGTCCATGACCAACACGCTGACATCAGATGCCAAAGCAACGATTGAGCAGATCAAGCGCATGGAGGCCGTGGGCGTGGACATCGTGCGCTGCTCTTGCCCTGATGAAGAATCCACCGCCGCGCTGAAAGAAATCGTCAAAGCCGTTTCCGTTCCCGTCGTGGCCGACATTCATTTCCACTACAAGCGCGGGATCGAAGCCGCCGAGGCAGGTGCCGCGTGCCTTCGTATCAATCCGGGCAACATCGGCTCTGCCGACCGCGTCGCCGAAATCGTCCGCGCCGCCAAGGATCACAACTGCTCGATCCGCATCGGCGTGAACGCAGGCTCTCTTGAACAAGAGCTTCTTGAAAAATACGGAGAACCTTGCCCCGAGGCCATGGTCGAAAGCGCGATGGCGCACGCCCGCATTCTTGAAGATCACGACTTCTTCAACTTCAAAATCAGCGTCAAGGCCTCGGACGTATTTCTGGCCGTCGCGGCCTATCGCGGCCTCGCCGCCGCGTGCGATTATCCCTTGCACGTTGGCGTAACCGAAGCGGGCGGCCTTCGTACCGGCACCGTCAAAAGCTCCATCGGCATGGGTCTTTTGTTGGCCGAAGGCATTGGCGACACAATCCGCGTCTCGCTTTCCGCCGAGCCAGAAGAGGAAGTGCGCGTCGGTTATGAAATTCTTAAATCGATGGGTCTGCGCTCGCGCGGCATCACCATCGTGTCCTGCCCCACCTGCGCCCGCCGCCGCTATGACGTGATTAAAACCGTTCAACTTCTTGAAGAACGCCTTGCCCACATCACAACGCCGCTTACGGTGTCCGTTATCGGCTGCGTCGTCAACGGGCCGGGCGAGGCCATGCACACGGACATCGGCATCACGGGCGGCGGTAACAACACGCACCAGATTTATATCAAAGGTGTCGCCGATCATCGGTTAAAAGACGGCGACATTGTCGAGCATTTGGCCGAGCTTGTCGAGGCGCGCGTGGCGGAGATCGAAGCGGAAAAGAAGTAA
- the dapF gene encoding diaminopimelate epimerase, with amino-acid sequence MPRDFIKMHGLGNDFVIIDGRADGFLPDTTFCLRVADRHRGIGYDQLIILAPPQDPTADLYMHMYNADGSIAGACGNATRCVARLLFKENGRATGVIQTIAGLLKVWQEAEDLIAVDFGPPRLLPREIPLADDVDTLNVPMAGHDVPPACCVSMGNPHAVFFVPDVLAVPLATIGPKLEHHPLFPERCNIEFAQVLGSQTIRMRVWERGTGITEACGSGACATLVAAARRGLTERKAEVRLDGGSLTIEWREADGHVILLGPTALSFQGTLFL; translated from the coding sequence ATGCCCCGCGACTTTATAAAAATGCACGGCCTTGGCAACGACTTCGTGATTATCGATGGTCGCGCCGACGGTTTTTTGCCCGACACCACCTTTTGCCTGCGCGTGGCCGACCGCCATCGCGGCATCGGCTATGACCAGCTGATCATCCTTGCCCCCCCCCAAGACCCAACCGCTGACCTTTATATGCATATGTATAACGCCGATGGCTCTATCGCGGGCGCATGCGGGAACGCGACGCGCTGCGTCGCACGGCTTTTATTCAAAGAAAACGGCCGCGCCACAGGCGTGATCCAAACCATCGCAGGGCTGCTTAAAGTCTGGCAGGAAGCCGAAGACCTGATTGCCGTTGATTTCGGCCCACCGCGCCTGTTGCCGCGCGAGATTCCCTTGGCTGACGACGTCGACACGCTCAATGTTCCTATGGCAGGGCACGACGTTCCGCCCGCCTGTTGCGTCAGCATGGGCAACCCCCATGCTGTCTTTTTTGTGCCCGACGTTTTGGCGGTTCCTTTGGCGACCATCGGCCCCAAACTAGAGCATCACCCCCTGTTTCCCGAACGCTGCAATATCGAGTTTGCACAGGTTTTAGGCTCCCAAACCATTCGCATGCGGGTGTGGGAGCGCGGTACAGGCATCACCGAAGCTTGTGGTTCTGGCGCTTGCGCGACACTTGTCGCGGCAGCAAGGCGCGGCTTGACCGAGCGCAAAGCCGAGGTTCGGCTAGACGGCGGCTCTCTCACGATTGAATGGCGCGAGGCCGACGGGCATGTTATTCTGCTCGGGCCAACGGCGCTTAGCTTTCAAGGCACTCTTTTTCTATAA